From Pseudovibrio sp. Tun.PSC04-5.I4, a single genomic window includes:
- a CDS encoding TrkH family potassium uptake protein gives MLVSLRPVLSVLGYLYVGLAAAMLIPALVDVVSRNADWQAFVLSALITGLFGMLLIVAMGGALRDGLDTRQTFILTTLCWVSLPAFGALPFLWLGVAYVDAAFEAVSGFTTTGSTVLSGLDSLPPGLLVWRSLMQWMGGVGIVVMAIVLLPFLRIGGMQLFQTESSDQSEKIVGRSIELIRLIGLTYLFLTSLCIMFFWFSGMTMFDAFNHGLTTIATGGYSTHDDSFGYFTNPVTGWIAIVFMVIGSLPFVLIIQALRGQPLLLWRDPQVRSFLWLIGVISIALTIYLGASGNADSFGSAVLQSTFNVISVVTGTGYAMGDYTSWGAPVIGLAFLLKFVGGCTGSTTGGIKIFRFLVFFGTVIAHMRRMVRPNRVISVTYGNTHLTPELTFSVLAFLVVYIGTVGILTLILSLFHLDLVTAVSAAATSVGNVGPGLGTMIGPAGNFAPLPDPVKWILCVAMLMGRLELFTVLILLDPDFWSK, from the coding sequence ATGTTGGTTTCCTTACGACCGGTTTTAAGTGTGCTTGGGTATCTTTATGTCGGCCTTGCGGCGGCAATGTTGATCCCGGCTTTAGTTGATGTTGTTTCTCGAAATGCTGATTGGCAGGCTTTTGTTCTTTCTGCTTTAATCACCGGCCTCTTTGGAATGCTGCTCATCGTTGCTATGGGCGGCGCCTTGCGTGATGGCCTTGATACGCGGCAGACATTTATCCTGACGACATTGTGCTGGGTGAGTTTGCCCGCGTTTGGAGCGCTCCCTTTTCTCTGGCTTGGTGTCGCTTATGTAGACGCTGCGTTTGAAGCTGTTTCGGGGTTTACAACGACGGGATCGACGGTCTTATCCGGCCTCGATTCTCTTCCGCCGGGCTTGTTGGTCTGGCGTTCGCTGATGCAGTGGATGGGCGGTGTTGGGATTGTCGTTATGGCGATTGTTCTTTTGCCGTTTTTGCGCATCGGTGGAATGCAACTTTTCCAAACTGAGAGCTCTGATCAGAGTGAAAAGATCGTAGGCCGTTCCATTGAGCTTATCCGTCTGATTGGTTTGACATATTTGTTTCTGACCAGCCTATGCATTATGTTCTTCTGGTTTTCTGGAATGACCATGTTTGATGCGTTTAATCATGGTCTCACAACAATTGCGACCGGCGGGTATTCCACCCATGATGACTCGTTTGGTTATTTCACCAATCCGGTGACCGGTTGGATTGCCATTGTCTTTATGGTCATTGGGTCTTTGCCGTTTGTTTTGATCATTCAAGCATTGCGCGGTCAGCCTTTGTTGTTGTGGCGAGATCCGCAAGTGCGGTCTTTCCTGTGGTTGATTGGTGTTATTTCCATTGCTCTGACGATCTACCTCGGGGCGTCTGGCAATGCAGATAGCTTTGGCAGTGCTGTTTTACAGTCTACGTTCAATGTGATTTCGGTTGTAACCGGCACGGGCTATGCCATGGGGGATTACACTTCGTGGGGTGCTCCAGTTATTGGCCTCGCGTTCCTGCTTAAGTTCGTTGGTGGGTGTACTGGGTCGACAACGGGCGGCATTAAAATCTTCCGCTTCCTCGTCTTCTTTGGAACCGTCATTGCGCATATGCGCCGGATGGTGCGTCCTAACCGCGTTATCTCTGTGACCTACGGAAACACGCACCTGACGCCTGAGCTGACCTTCTCGGTTTTGGCGTTTTTGGTGGTTTACATTGGCACCGTTGGTATTCTGACGTTGATCTTGTCCCTGTTCCATCTGGATCTTGTGACGGCAGTATCTGCTGCTGCGACATCCGTTGGTAATGTTGGCCCGGGTCTTGGAACGATGATCGGTCCTGCTGGCAACTTTGCTCCGCTTCCTGATCCGGTTAAGTGGATCCTATGTGTTGCTATGCTGATGGGCCGGTTGGAGTTGTTTACCGTTCTTATTCTTCTGGATCCGGATTTCTGGTCCAAATAA
- the sfsA gene encoding DNA/RNA nuclease SfsA, translating to MRFESQLLTGRLVKRYKRFLSDIILDGSGEEVIAHVANSGSMMGLKDEGLKVWVSPSNNPKRKLKYSWEMLEVGGAMVGINTSRPNKLVEEAIEAGRIPELTGYETLRREVKYGQNSRIDILLEGPNDQLTYVEVKNVTLARQQGIAEFPDAVTARGAKHLVELGDMVKEGHRSAMVFLIQRDDCDALTLARDIDPKYGKIFDEAIAAGVEVYAIGCRLTAEEIIADRPIAVKC from the coding sequence ATGCGATTTGAAAGTCAGTTGCTTACTGGCCGTCTGGTGAAGCGCTATAAGCGGTTTCTGTCCGATATTATTCTGGATGGGAGTGGTGAAGAGGTGATCGCTCATGTGGCCAACTCTGGTTCTATGATGGGGTTGAAGGATGAGGGGCTCAAAGTGTGGGTTTCTCCCTCCAACAATCCTAAACGTAAGCTGAAGTACTCTTGGGAAATGCTGGAAGTGGGTGGTGCTATGGTTGGCATCAACACCAGTAGACCTAACAAGTTAGTTGAAGAAGCAATTGAGGCTGGTCGCATTCCTGAGTTGACTGGCTATGAGACACTGCGGCGTGAAGTGAAGTATGGCCAGAATTCCCGCATTGATATTTTGCTGGAAGGGCCGAATGATCAGCTCACTTACGTTGAAGTGAAGAATGTAACACTTGCGCGGCAGCAGGGTATTGCTGAGTTCCCTGATGCAGTGACAGCGCGCGGGGCAAAGCATTTGGTTGAGCTTGGGGATATGGTCAAGGAAGGGCATCGTTCTGCAATGGTGTTTCTAATCCAGCGTGATGATTGTGATGCACTCACCTTGGCACGGGATATTGACCCCAAGTATGGCAAGATTTTTGATGAAGCCATTGCGGCTGGTGTTGAGGTTTATGCCATCGGCTGCCGCCTGACTGCAGAAGAGATTATTGCAGACAGGCCAATTGCAGTGAAATGCTAG
- a CDS encoding DUF3126 family protein, with translation MKPDEIRKVQAFMRNAFKSPDLEVRARSNKDDSAEVFINNEFLGIVFRDEEDGELSWGFQMAILEIDVEGL, from the coding sequence GTGAAGCCTGATGAAATTCGTAAGGTGCAAGCCTTCATGCGTAACGCTTTCAAATCACCAGATCTGGAAGTTCGTGCACGTTCGAACAAAGATGACTCTGCTGAAGTTTTCATTAACAACGAGTTTCTCGGCATTGTTTTCCGTGATGAGGAAGATGGTGAGCTGAGCTGGGGCTTCCAGATGGCTATTCTTGAAATCGACGTTGAAGGCCTCTAA
- a CDS encoding gamma carbonic anhydrase family protein, translating into MPFYKLGDRSPKVPENGNYWVAPCASLIGHIQLDEESNVWFGAVLRGDNELIHIGARSNVQDGSVLHTDLGYPLVIGPNCTIGHKAILHGCTVGEGSLIGMGATILNGAKIGKGCIIGANALIPEGKVIPDGSLVVGMPGKVVRDLDDATKDMLIRSADGYVLNAKRFKEQLVEVEI; encoded by the coding sequence GTGCCTTTTTACAAACTCGGAGATCGTAGTCCTAAGGTTCCTGAGAACGGCAATTATTGGGTCGCTCCGTGTGCGAGCTTGATTGGTCATATCCAGCTTGACGAAGAATCAAATGTTTGGTTTGGAGCGGTGCTGCGCGGTGATAATGAACTCATTCACATTGGTGCACGTTCCAACGTTCAAGATGGATCTGTTTTACATACAGATTTGGGATACCCGCTCGTAATTGGACCTAATTGCACCATTGGTCACAAAGCAATTTTGCATGGATGTACCGTTGGAGAAGGCTCTCTTATCGGCATGGGGGCAACTATTCTGAATGGGGCGAAGATTGGTAAGGGCTGCATCATTGGTGCCAATGCACTGATCCCAGAGGGTAAAGTTATTCCTGACGGCTCACTGGTGGTTGGTATGCCAGGTAAGGTTGTCCGTGATCTGGATGACGCAACCAAGGATATGCTTATCCGTTCTGCGGATGGCTATGTGCTCAATGCCAAGCGGTTTAAAGAGCAACTGGTTGAAGTTGAAATTTAA
- a CDS encoding competence/damage-inducible protein A, with the protein MTEKVITAAFLVIGDEILSGRTKDKNIRFLASYLTEIGIDLNEVRIVPDVQDKIVEAVNALRAEYTYVFTSGGIGPTHDDITADAIAKAFNVPIGLDPRAFKLLEDHYGAENFTQARQRMARLPEGSDLIENKVSIAPGFKIENVHVMAGVPAIMQAMVDAVAPTLDTGLKMLSKAIDAPLPESRIATDLGEIQKKFPETSIGSYPQSKDGVFSTQIVVRCRSNVVLEQTSAAVQAAVETAKTKYL; encoded by the coding sequence ATGACTGAAAAGGTAATCACCGCAGCATTTCTTGTAATCGGCGACGAGATTCTGTCAGGCCGAACCAAAGACAAAAACATCAGGTTCCTCGCATCTTATTTGACTGAAATTGGCATTGACCTGAACGAAGTTCGAATTGTGCCGGATGTGCAAGATAAGATTGTGGAAGCCGTCAACGCATTACGCGCCGAGTACACCTATGTTTTCACCTCTGGTGGCATCGGCCCGACCCACGACGATATTACAGCAGATGCAATTGCAAAAGCATTCAACGTTCCGATCGGCCTTGATCCACGCGCATTCAAACTGTTGGAAGATCACTACGGCGCAGAAAACTTCACGCAAGCTCGTCAACGGATGGCACGTTTGCCGGAAGGCTCCGATCTCATCGAAAATAAAGTATCAATCGCTCCGGGCTTCAAAATTGAAAACGTCCATGTCATGGCAGGCGTGCCAGCCATCATGCAGGCCATGGTAGATGCAGTAGCACCAACGCTGGACACTGGGTTAAAGATGCTTTCCAAGGCTATTGACGCCCCCCTGCCGGAGAGTCGCATTGCAACTGACCTAGGGGAAATTCAGAAAAAATTCCCGGAAACATCAATTGGATCATACCCGCAATCAAAAGATGGCGTATTTTCCACACAGATTGTTGTGCGATGCCGGTCAAATGTTGTACTGGAACAGACCAGTGCAGCAGTCCAAGCGGCCGTAGAGACCGCAAAGACGAAATATCTTTGA
- a CDS encoding alpha/beta hydrolase: MSKLTCEFIGADGNRIVADRFGHEGQSVMLMHGGGQTRHSWGKTAEGIADAGMQAFCLDMRGHGDSAWVDGEKYFFSDFGADVAAVAAQVFEQTGSKPIAIGASLGGLASIMAEGALRPGALAGVILVDVTPRLDEGGVNKVLSFMAEKVNDGFGSVEEAADMIASYLPHRKRPKSLDGLSKNLRLREDGRYRWHWDPRFITHHANRVDVKERVQSELLEAAANLKVPSLLVRGAASELVKQSHVDEFLELVPHAQFTDVKDAGHMVAGDVNDAFTAAIMPFLREYQAAA, from the coding sequence ATGAGTAAACTGACTTGCGAATTTATTGGCGCTGACGGTAATCGGATTGTTGCGGACAGATTTGGTCATGAAGGTCAGTCTGTCATGTTGATGCACGGTGGCGGGCAGACAAGACATTCGTGGGGTAAAACTGCCGAGGGAATTGCTGATGCCGGTATGCAGGCTTTCTGTCTTGATATGCGCGGGCATGGGGATAGTGCTTGGGTAGATGGAGAGAAATACTTCTTCTCTGATTTTGGTGCGGATGTCGCCGCGGTTGCCGCTCAGGTTTTTGAGCAAACGGGTAGCAAACCAATTGCTATCGGCGCTTCTTTAGGCGGGTTGGCCTCTATTATGGCGGAGGGGGCTTTACGCCCGGGAGCACTGGCGGGTGTTATTCTTGTTGATGTGACGCCTCGGCTTGACGAAGGCGGCGTAAACAAAGTTCTTTCGTTCATGGCAGAAAAAGTAAATGACGGCTTTGGTAGCGTTGAAGAAGCTGCTGATATGATCGCCTCCTACTTGCCTCACCGGAAACGCCCGAAATCACTGGATGGCCTCTCTAAGAACCTTCGTTTGAGGGAAGATGGCCGTTATCGCTGGCATTGGGATCCGCGCTTTATTACTCATCATGCCAATCGTGTGGATGTGAAAGAGCGAGTGCAGTCTGAGCTTTTGGAAGCGGCGGCTAACCTTAAAGTGCCAAGTTTGTTGGTGAGAGGGGCGGCCTCTGAGCTTGTCAAACAAAGCCATGTAGATGAATTTCTTGAACTGGTTCCGCATGCTCAATTCACAGATGTGAAAGACGCCGGTCATATGGTGGCAGGAGATGTGAATGATGCTTTTACCGCAGCCATCATGCCGTTTTTGAGAGAGTACCAAGCTGCTGCCTAA
- a CDS encoding FAD-dependent oxidoreductase codes for MIPKKIAIAGAGIAGLTAALYLSRKGHSVHLFDAATELSEAGAGIQLSANAMRCLQALGLGPALMSRAVSPASVNVRSGHDGAHLATVPLGRIAEDRYGAPYYVIHRADLQALLVEAVNQTPEISLHLQTAVEDASITGETVTLQGLAFAQENSKIPSQFDLLIGADGVRSQIRQNTLGNPGPKHSGFVAYRATAEPPFNLEHLLSTSGLWMASNAHLVQYPVKNGRLLNVVAVTKENWDHDSWSHQVGSEEVRKHFRKWTPEALRLVFLPETWTRWALCENDIKPAWTKGPITLIGDAAHAMLPFAAQGAAMAIEDAAVLSKMVDIHGATPHALQSYEDARRPRIEKMSKLVKRNQRIYHMGFPMRLARDLVMRSNSPEQLLDRLDWVYEWTPDDCINPKK; via the coding sequence ATGATACCAAAAAAAATAGCCATTGCAGGCGCCGGCATTGCTGGCTTAACGGCTGCACTTTATCTATCCCGCAAAGGGCATAGTGTTCACCTGTTTGATGCGGCGACTGAACTCTCAGAAGCAGGCGCAGGCATTCAACTTTCAGCAAATGCTATGCGTTGCCTGCAGGCACTTGGTCTCGGACCGGCCTTAATGTCCCGCGCAGTATCTCCTGCAAGCGTAAACGTTCGCTCTGGACATGATGGTGCGCATCTGGCGACTGTTCCCCTCGGCCGCATTGCTGAGGACCGTTACGGCGCGCCCTATTACGTCATCCATAGAGCTGATTTGCAGGCGCTTCTGGTTGAAGCTGTGAACCAGACCCCGGAAATCTCACTCCACCTGCAAACCGCCGTTGAAGATGCCAGCATCACTGGTGAGACTGTTACTCTGCAAGGTCTTGCTTTTGCGCAGGAAAACAGCAAGATACCAAGCCAGTTTGACCTACTGATTGGCGCCGATGGGGTACGTTCCCAGATTAGGCAGAACACGCTTGGCAATCCTGGCCCGAAACATTCTGGGTTTGTCGCTTATAGGGCGACTGCTGAACCCCCGTTCAATCTGGAACACTTACTCAGCACCTCAGGCCTTTGGATGGCATCAAACGCACATCTAGTCCAGTATCCGGTAAAGAACGGCAGACTTCTTAACGTTGTCGCCGTCACCAAAGAAAACTGGGACCACGACAGCTGGTCACATCAAGTTGGTTCAGAAGAAGTAAGAAAACACTTCAGAAAATGGACGCCGGAAGCATTGCGGCTTGTTTTTCTTCCGGAAACCTGGACCCGTTGGGCGTTGTGTGAAAACGACATAAAGCCTGCATGGACAAAAGGTCCGATCACCTTGATTGGGGATGCTGCCCACGCAATGCTCCCTTTTGCCGCGCAAGGCGCAGCAATGGCCATTGAAGATGCGGCAGTCCTTTCCAAAATGGTAGATATTCACGGTGCGACCCCGCATGCGCTTCAGTCATACGAAGATGCCCGTCGTCCTCGTATTGAGAAGATGAGCAAACTCGTGAAGCGAAATCAACGGATCTACCACATGGGCTTCCCTATGCGCCTCGCACGGGATTTAGTCATGCGCTCCAACTCACCAGAGCAACTGCTGGATCGTTTGGACTGGGTCTACGAGTGGACACCCGACGACTGCATCAACCCAAAAAAATAG
- a CDS encoding TrkH family potassium uptake protein, which produces MLGYFLVGLALLMLAPALLDVYFSNPDWLAFTLSALFVGLFGLLLAVSTNNYKLTHLSIRQAFLLTTASWIAMPICGALPFLSLGIGFEDAFFESVSGFTTTGSTVLIGLDGMPPGLLFWRSLTQWIGGVGIIVMAILLMPLLRIGGMQLFRTESSDRGEKIVARATDLTRLIGGIYILLTLACTVLYIFAGMTPFDALNHAMTTLSSGGFSTHDASFAYFDSVAAQWVAVVFMLASGLPFVVLIKALTKNPKALLEDPQARVFLYLIIVLSSVTALYLGVENKFPFGRAVVEASFVVISIITTTGYGLGDYTAWGPPMMGFFLMLTFIGGCTGSTSGGIKIFRFIVFFGTVRAYMNKMIRPDQVVPVRYGDTKITPDLAFSVLAFLVVYMATVGIITVILGGLGLDLVTAMSAATTAISNVGPGLGDIIGPVGNFADLPSSAKIVLSGAMLLGRLELFTVLVLFNPAFWR; this is translated from the coding sequence GTGCTTGGATATTTTCTGGTCGGGCTTGCATTGCTTATGCTTGCGCCTGCGCTGCTGGATGTTTATTTCAGCAACCCGGATTGGCTCGCGTTTACACTTTCCGCTTTGTTTGTCGGCTTGTTTGGGCTTCTGCTGGCTGTTTCTACTAATAATTATAAACTGACGCATCTGAGTATCCGCCAAGCGTTTCTGCTTACAACGGCCTCGTGGATCGCTATGCCCATCTGTGGGGCACTGCCATTCCTGAGCCTTGGTATTGGCTTTGAGGATGCGTTTTTTGAGAGCGTTTCTGGATTCACGACAACAGGCTCAACTGTACTTATCGGCCTTGATGGCATGCCACCCGGTTTGCTGTTCTGGCGATCTTTGACACAATGGATTGGCGGAGTTGGAATTATTGTGATGGCTATCCTGCTGATGCCATTGCTGCGCATTGGTGGAATGCAATTGTTCCGGACTGAAAGCTCAGATCGCGGTGAGAAGATCGTGGCACGTGCAACAGATCTGACACGCCTTATTGGCGGTATCTATATACTCCTTACCTTGGCTTGTACCGTCCTTTACATTTTTGCAGGCATGACGCCGTTTGATGCACTCAATCATGCGATGACAACTCTGTCTTCCGGTGGGTTCTCAACACACGATGCGTCCTTTGCTTATTTCGACAGCGTTGCTGCGCAGTGGGTGGCTGTTGTTTTTATGCTGGCATCTGGCTTGCCGTTTGTGGTGCTTATCAAGGCGTTGACAAAGAACCCGAAAGCCTTGTTGGAAGATCCTCAAGCGCGCGTATTCCTATACCTGATCATCGTTCTTTCCAGTGTGACTGCGCTGTATCTTGGGGTCGAGAATAAATTTCCGTTTGGGCGTGCTGTTGTGGAAGCCTCATTTGTGGTGATTTCCATCATTACAACAACAGGCTATGGGCTGGGTGATTACACAGCGTGGGGCCCGCCGATGATGGGGTTCTTCCTGATGCTGACCTTTATTGGTGGGTGCACGGGGTCTACCAGTGGTGGGATTAAGATCTTCCGCTTCATCGTCTTTTTCGGCACAGTGCGTGCTTATATGAACAAGATGATCCGGCCAGACCAGGTTGTGCCGGTTCGCTATGGCGACACGAAAATCACGCCAGATCTTGCGTTTTCCGTCCTTGCCTTTCTCGTCGTTTACATGGCGACGGTGGGCATCATTACGGTCATCCTTGGTGGCCTTGGATTGGACCTTGTGACGGCGATGAGCGCAGCAACTACAGCAATCTCAAACGTGGGTCCTGGATTGGGTGACATTATTGGGCCAGTTGGCAACTTTGCTGACCTTCCAAGCAGTGCGAAGATAGTTTTGTCTGGAGCAATGTTACTGGGAAGACTTGAGCTGTTTACAGTGCTTGTGCTGTTTAATCCTGCTTTCTGGCGATAA
- the cysE gene encoding serine O-acetyltransferase, whose translation MVQLSSSSPKEVASHDPVWDRVKAEAQAMASSEPALASFVYETVLNHASLEEAIVHRVADRLGHVVVSSSLIRQTYLDVLEQAPEISQAFRVDLSAVFDRDPICDRFLEPLLYFKGFHALQTHRLANWLWFKGREDFALYLQSRSSEVFQMDIHPQVPMGRGVFFDHGTGIVIGGTAIIEDDVSILQGVTLGGTGKVSGDRHPKIRHGVLIGAGAKILGNLEIGHCSRIAAGSVVLKDVDPCTTVAGVPAKVVGEAGCDQPARAMDQMIGQGQELSSQNKQG comes from the coding sequence ATGGTGCAATTATCTTCAAGTAGCCCCAAGGAGGTTGCCTCCCATGATCCAGTTTGGGATCGTGTGAAAGCAGAAGCGCAAGCCATGGCTAGTTCTGAGCCAGCGCTTGCCTCATTCGTTTACGAAACCGTCCTGAACCATGCCTCCTTAGAAGAAGCAATCGTTCACCGTGTAGCTGATCGATTGGGACACGTTGTTGTGTCTTCTTCTCTTATTCGCCAGACTTATCTGGATGTGCTGGAACAAGCCCCCGAGATTTCTCAAGCCTTCCGTGTTGATTTGTCTGCAGTCTTTGACCGTGATCCTATTTGCGACCGGTTTTTGGAGCCGCTTCTCTATTTTAAGGGATTCCACGCTCTTCAGACACACCGATTAGCCAACTGGTTGTGGTTTAAAGGCCGAGAAGATTTTGCGCTTTATCTGCAAAGCCGCAGTTCCGAAGTGTTCCAGATGGATATTCATCCTCAAGTTCCGATGGGGCGAGGGGTCTTTTTCGATCATGGAACCGGTATTGTGATTGGTGGTACTGCCATTATTGAGGACGATGTCTCTATTCTGCAGGGAGTTACTCTTGGTGGAACCGGTAAGGTTTCCGGTGATCGGCATCCAAAAATTCGCCACGGTGTCTTGATCGGTGCTGGTGCTAAGATTTTAGGTAACTTGGAAATTGGCCATTGCTCTCGAATAGCTGCCGGGTCCGTTGTGTTAAAAGATGTGGATCCATGCACAACAGTGGCTGGTGTTCCTGCTAAGGTTGTGGGTGAAGCAGGATGCGATCAACCTGCCCGGGCCATGGATCAAATGATAGGTCAAGGTCAAGAACTTTCCTCGCAAAACAAACAAGGATAA
- a CDS encoding zinc-finger domain-containing protein: MADKVVPHFHNSHGVDAIHIGAKEFMCIGANPPMDHPHIFLDMGSEGSVVCPYCSTLYNHDPKLKSNQSQPEDCVWTPDAA, translated from the coding sequence ATGGCCGATAAAGTCGTACCGCACTTCCATAATAGCCATGGAGTAGACGCAATCCATATTGGTGCTAAGGAATTCATGTGCATCGGTGCTAACCCACCTATGGACCACCCACATATTTTCTTGGATATGGGTTCAGAAGGCAGCGTTGTGTGCCCTTATTGCTCTACACTTTACAATCACGATCCTAAGCTCAAATCTAATCAGTCTCAGCCTGAAGATTGTGTTTGGACGCCTGATGCGGCTTAA
- the gpt gene encoding xanthine phosphoribosyltransferase, protein MENQQQSKAFPVSWDQFHRDCRALSWRLADKGEFKAIVCITRGGLVPAGIIARELGVRMIETVCIASYHDYDDQGELRVIKPIDPKVVGSDGGEGVLVIDDLVDTGKTARVVREMLPKAHFAAVYAKPMGAELADTIVTELSQDTWVYFPWDMGWQFQPPISKDTAG, encoded by the coding sequence ATGGAAAATCAGCAGCAGTCCAAAGCCTTCCCGGTTTCCTGGGATCAGTTCCACCGTGATTGTCGGGCCCTCTCCTGGCGCCTTGCTGACAAAGGCGAATTTAAAGCGATCGTTTGCATCACCCGCGGTGGTCTGGTTCCAGCCGGCATTATTGCGCGTGAACTCGGCGTTCGCATGATCGAAACAGTATGTATTGCGTCCTATCACGACTACGATGATCAGGGCGAACTGAGAGTCATCAAGCCAATCGACCCTAAAGTCGTTGGAAGTGACGGCGGAGAAGGCGTCCTTGTCATCGACGATCTCGTCGACACAGGTAAAACGGCAAGAGTGGTTCGCGAAATGCTTCCAAAAGCACATTTCGCAGCTGTCTACGCAAAACCAATGGGCGCAGAACTTGCCGACACCATCGTAACCGAACTTTCTCAGGACACCTGGGTGTACTTCCCTTGGGACATGGGTTGGCAGTTCCAGCCACCAATCTCAAAAGACACTGCAGGCTAA
- a CDS encoding alpha/beta hydrolase: protein MPIFSNNDHPIAYLDEGEGDPILLIHGFASNKHVNWVYPGWVDLLVKDGRRVIAIDNRGHGESYKYYEAEDYGAPVMAKDALKLLDHLYIDQADLLGYSMGTRISAFCALQAPDRVRSLTLGGMGYGLISGVGNPEPIIEGLLAERISDVKDRTGRAFRAFAEQTKSDRRALAACMQSARKPISEEMISTITAPTLIAVGTNDDIAGDPQALADLMPNAEFLEIANRDHMTAVGDKIFKKGTLEFLEQFS, encoded by the coding sequence ATGCCTATATTTTCTAATAATGATCACCCTATTGCCTATCTCGATGAAGGAGAGGGCGATCCGATTCTTCTGATCCACGGATTTGCGTCCAACAAACATGTGAACTGGGTGTATCCTGGTTGGGTCGATCTTTTGGTGAAAGATGGTCGCCGGGTCATTGCAATCGATAACCGTGGTCACGGCGAGAGCTACAAATACTATGAGGCTGAGGACTACGGTGCGCCGGTGATGGCGAAAGACGCCCTCAAGCTGTTGGATCACCTTTATATCGATCAAGCTGATTTGCTTGGTTACTCCATGGGTACGCGCATTTCTGCCTTTTGTGCGCTGCAGGCCCCTGATCGGGTTCGTTCACTCACCCTTGGTGGAATGGGTTATGGTTTGATTTCCGGTGTTGGTAATCCAGAGCCTATTATTGAAGGTTTGCTTGCCGAACGGATTTCTGATGTGAAAGACCGGACTGGCCGTGCCTTCCGTGCGTTTGCAGAGCAGACTAAATCTGATCGTCGCGCTCTGGCTGCCTGTATGCAATCAGCTCGCAAGCCCATCTCTGAGGAAATGATCTCCACCATCACGGCTCCGACGCTTATTGCCGTGGGGACAAACGACGATATTGCCGGTGACCCGCAAGCCTTGGCCGATTTGATGCCAAATGCCGAGTTTCTGGAAATTGCCAACCGGGATCATATGACAGCGGTTGGCGATAAGATTTTCAAAAAAGGCACATTAGAATTTTTGGAGCAATTTTCATGA
- a CDS encoding tetratricopeptide repeat protein codes for MKLLKLILISMTALLLFLSSSWAMDKFGQDVSPELEAKTLLARMLRQPFRPDTYDPKKSVEQLLEVVESKADYFRAYFNLGLAYHELDDYPNAKAAFNKAIIIRHELNIEDTSVVNTAGWVAMKHGDFSHAEGLLKQAEALTINEESFTKRATISNLGELYFLTQRFEEAERYLTRSLQDYGNEAAQYYLDVIAATQKLEKNIAGDIPAATPEALQ; via the coding sequence ATGAAACTGCTCAAACTGATATTGATTAGCATGACTGCACTCCTTTTATTCCTCTCCTCGTCGTGGGCCATGGATAAATTCGGACAGGACGTATCCCCGGAACTTGAGGCAAAAACGCTACTTGCAAGAATGCTGCGCCAACCTTTTAGGCCTGACACTTATGATCCGAAAAAGTCAGTTGAGCAGCTGTTGGAAGTTGTTGAAAGCAAAGCCGATTATTTCCGAGCGTATTTCAACCTCGGCCTCGCTTATCATGAGCTGGATGACTATCCCAACGCCAAAGCAGCCTTCAACAAAGCCATCATTATTCGGCACGAGCTGAACATTGAGGACACGTCTGTCGTCAACACAGCTGGCTGGGTTGCGATGAAACATGGCGATTTCAGCCATGCAGAAGGTCTCCTCAAACAGGCCGAGGCACTCACAATAAATGAGGAAAGCTTCACCAAACGCGCAACAATCAGCAACCTTGGGGAACTGTACTTCCTCACCCAACGTTTTGAGGAAGCAGAGCGCTACCTCACCCGATCCTTGCAAGATTACGGCAATGAAGCCGCGCAGTATTATCTGGATGTAATAGCCGCAACACAGAAGCTAGAGAAAAACATCGCCGGAGATATCCCAGCTGCAACACCAGAGGCTCTGCAATAG